The nucleotide window GCACAAAGGTAGAGTACCTTGTCCGGATCCACACCCCAGGACTCCCAGTTCACCGAGGCCGGGGCTGTCTCCACAGGCACGTAGTAGGTACCGATCCCAGGCAGGGGGAGCATCTGCTCACAGTAGTGACTGGCCCCATCCGCTGGCTCCATGCCCTCACTGCTCAAGAACACATCCAGGCTGGGTAGGCCGGAGGTTTGGGGGTGTCCCCAGGACAGGGCTTGCACGGGTGCCAGCCGCAGCGTTGCCAACCGCGCCGCCATCGGGTCGATCCCGACCTCTGGGTAGAGGATCACATCCAACTGAGCCGAGCGAATTTGAGTTTGCCAGTCCTCGAAACTACGGGATCCACTCACAAAGCCATCCAGCCGCTGTGGCAGAGCTTGGGTGATTTCATCCTCAATGTCGGAGGTGTGAAAGCCGTAGAGGGCAAACTGGCTTCGATCCAGAGCTTCCACCCAACCGCGGGTGAGGATCTTCCACACCGAGTGATCCCGAAATAGGCCAGAAACGATGCCCACCCGCAGCTTGTCTGGGGAGCGGGGCTTTGGGGTGGGGGGGTGGGGATAGCGGGCGGCCATCACCCCATGAATCAGGGATCCATACATCTGTTGCAGATCGCGGTCATTCTGGCCTTGGTAGGGCAGGAAAAAGGGTTGTACCGAGCCGATCCCGGCGGCAGCCCGTTCCCGTAGGCGGGGATCCCGCAGCAGGGGTTCCAATGTCCCTTTTACCCGTAGGAGAGCCTGACGGTACTGCTCCCGGGCTGTCCAGATTTGATCTTCTGTTTCATACACAAGCGGCAACTGGCTCACACACCATCCCAACCCCGCCGCCAAATCGGCGGGATCCCGCTGCCAGAGTTGCTCAAACAGTTGGGCTGCTTCTGTTTCTTGGCCGCAGTCCCGCAAGACAATCGCCAACGTATAGGCAGCATCAGCAAACTCTGGCTGGAGAGCAAGGGCTTGTGCCAAGGGATCCCGTGCCGCTTCCAACTGCCCCTGCTGCCGCAACACCAACCCCAGCTGGTAAAGCACCTCTGGATCCGGCCCCCCTTGCTTGAGGGCTTGCCGAAAGTGGGTCTCTGCCTCAGTCAGCCGACCCGCTTGCTTGAGGGCGATCCCCAAATTGAAGTGGGCATCGGGAAATTGGGGTTGCTGGGTGAGGGCTCGACGGATCAATTGAATGGCGCTATCCAGGGATCCCTGTTGTTGCCGACAAACCCCCAACAGATGCAGCACCTCTGGATGGTTGGGGCACTTTTCCAAAATCCACTCGTAGAGAGGGATAGCCTGAAGCAGTTGCCCTGCCTGATGGTGTTGAACGGCCCGTGCCAAAACAGACTCAATCTGGCTACGTGAGGTACGGAGCACCCTTGAAAGCGATGGGGATCCCTTGGGATCCGGTGATTTTCCAAAGCCTTTCCCCTCTTTAGCGGCCATGCTGGAGCCAGGTTTCCAAATCCTCAGGGCAGCTCCACTCCAGAAGTGCCTCGGCTAGGCTTTGCAAATCAGCAACCGGTAGCTGCCTCAGTTGAGTTTCTTGGGCAGGAGACAAAGACCCAAACTTGCGACGCAATAGATTTAGAGTGAGTTCTGCTTGTCCTTGCTGGATCCCCTGTTGGATTCCTTCTTGAATCACATCTTGGTAAAAGCGGGTTTGCCTTAAATCTTCCGTTGTAAACATCTCCCCAATCTCCTCCCGAGTCATGCGAGGAAACTTATACACCCCCATCGAGCTACCCATTGGGGAAATTGAGGAAGCCCGCCAAAGCCGGTGCAATCGGCAACAGGGTCATCACCATCAAAAACAAAGCCAGCAAGGCCAAAGCGTCCCGTTGTCCATCGGTTTCGCTGATCTCATCCTGGGGTGGGCGCTCCGGCTCACGGGCAATAAACAAGATCAACAAGGCCCAGTACAAAGCCAAAACATTGCTAAAAGATGCCACCGCCAATGCAATCAGGGTGATGAAAGTGGCCCGGGCCGCTGTCTTCCGCCCATACACCGCCTGCACAATCCTTCCGCCATCCAATTGACCAGCCGGCAGCAGACTCAAAGCTGTGATCCCAAGACCAATCCACCCCACCGCCACCAGCGGGTGAATGGCGATCACCTCCGATTGAAACTCACTCCCCAAGACCAAGCGCGCCAGGGTTCCCACCAAAATCGAGCTGCGAAACAGATCCGTGGGCACATACAAGCCCGCCGAACCGGACAGCACCAACCCCACCAGCAACACCAGCAGCGAAATCAGCCCACCCGCTGCGGGCCCAGCAAAGGCAATATCGAACAGGGCCTTGCGATTGGGAACCGGCGATTCAATCCGATTCAGGGATCCCAGCGTACCAATGCCAAAACTGGGAATGACAAAAGCAGGGCTGAGCCGCACCCCATACTTACCCGCCATCCAGCGGTGACCCGCCTCATGCATCAGCAAAGTGGCCAGGATGCCGACGGATACCGGCAAAGCCTCCACCCAACGGCCCGGCGCATCCAGCAGGCGGAAGCCAAACAAATTGGCCCCCACCTCCAACGTGGCAAGAAAGCTAAAGAACAGCAGCGCCCCTGCCAGAATCTTGGCTCCTGTAGAAGCCCGGTAGTTGACAATCTCATCCGGCAGCACCACCACCGCCGGCTTTTCCGAGGGATCCTCCACCAAAAACAGCTGGTAACGATCCCCCACCCGCTCCTTTAACTTGTTGAGCAATAGGGGTAAAACCACCTCTGGATCCTGGCGCAGGTTGCCCTTGAAGATCGCTCCTTCCCCGTAGGGAATGGTCTCCGTGGCAAAAAAAGTATCAATACTGAAAATGGACTGAATCGCCTGTAAGTCCTCGGCAGAAAGACGATGGAGTGCTGCCTCTGAGGTGCCGATGCTGGGTTCTGGCGGTGCTTCTTGCAAAGAGCCTAAGGAGTCTGGCTGTCCCTCCATTTGCCGGGCCAGCTGTTCACGGCGGGCTTGTAGCTCTTGGTTGGCCAATTGCCGTGCCTTGCGCCCAACAGCAATGTAGAGCCCCGTAAAGACCAGCAGCAACAACAAGAACCCGGCAAAGTTGAGATAGATCCCAAACAGCAGCAACCCCAGAAAGGCCACCCACGGCAGCAACAGTAGGGATCCCTGCAGCCAAACCCAGACAGCAACGGATCCCCGCTTGCGGGCACGCCAGAATCCCCAACCCAAAAACGCCAGCGTTGCTAACAAAAACAGGGGGGTAATCTCGGTGGCAATGTTCATGGTCTGTCTATTGTTGAGCTGGAATTGAGAGCGGCTCAGGCAGGAACGGTAGCCCCTTGTGGCTGGGGTTCAGGCTGTTCCCACAAATGGATCCCGGCAGGCCGAGTCTTGAGCAAGAAGAGCCGCAAGAATTGATAGCCATTGGCCAAGTAGAGGGGCAGTTTGCGCAACCCTTTCAGGGATCCAGAACCTTGGGCAATCTCCCTTAGCTTGGCATTGTTGGCCACACACCGTTGCAACCGCTGGACAAATTCGGGGTTTTCCACATCCAGCACCACCGGAAACACCTTGGCCGCTTCCCGGTTGGTTTTGTAGATCACTTCCATATCATAGGCATGGGGATCCAAGCCAATCAGGCGGTAGAAATCGGGGCGCTCACCGACATCGTTGAGGTACATGGTGGCAAACACCGACAGCAAAAAGAAGCGGCACCACAGCTTAGCGATCCACCCCTTGAGTAGCTGCGGCTGGCTGGAGAGCATCAGCATAAAGAAGTCGCCGTGGCGGTTCTCGTCCTGGCACCAGTTCTTAAAGAAGTTGAAGATCGGGTAAATGCGGTCTTCGGGGTGGGCTTCCAGGTGGCGGTAGATGAGGATGTAACGCCAGTAACCGATCTTCTCCGAGAGATAGGTCGCGTAGAAGATAAAGCGGGGCGCGAAGTAGGTGTAAGCCTTGTTTTTGGTCAGAAAACTCAGATCCAGCGCCAGGTTGAAGTCTCCCATAGCCCGGTTCAGGAAGCCAGCATGGCGGGCCTCGTCGCGGCTCATCAAGGCAAAGCACTCAGCCAAGGTGGGGTTGGTTTCCTTTAGCTTGCGAGACAGCTCCTTGTAAAGGAGAAAGCCCGAGAACTCAGCGGTGCAGGAGCGCTCCAGAAATTCCACAAACAACTGTCGCGCTCGTGGATCCAGTTGGCTTTCCCAATCCTGAGCAAACTCTTCGCCGCGGATGAAGTGATGGCGGTTGTAATCGGCGCGAAACTCCTCCAGCATGGCGTGGAAGTCCGCCTCTCGATCCCCCAATCCCATCTTGCCAATGGCCTCGAAATCGGTGGTGTAAAAGCGCGGTGTCAGGATCGTTTCAGTAGGCACTCGCGCCTGAGTTTGAGCGGCTTGCAGGCTAGGACTCATAATGGTTCAGAGCTTGTGAAAAAGGCCAAGTATTCTCCTGCAGTTTATCAGCCCCTTCTACCCGAGCGGGGATAAGAAGTATTACTAGGTCTGTCACCAGGGGGATTCCGACCTGCGAGTCCCCGCAGCCACACCCTCTGGATCCCACCTTTAGAGCGCAAATCAGCCCCTTTTACAGCCTCACAGGGGATCCACTGCTAGCCAGGGCTGGATCCCTGATGTAGAGTAATGGATATTGGGCCTGGATCATCTACCGCTGTTGGGTCTCGCATTGAGTCTCACGCAGAAAGTGTGTAAAGTGGTAGACGATATGGATTATGGCTGTATCATGTTTTTCCAGAGTCCGCAATTGTCAGGCTCATTCTTGAGTTAGGCAGTTTGTTGCTTTTAGAAGGCATCGCTACAGCCAAACAGGTGTGAGGAAAAGAACAAGGAGAGAAACATGCCCGCGAAACACGCGAATTACTGGAAGACTCTGTTGGCTGGCACCCTGGGTGCAGCAGCAGTCTTGACCCCTGGAATGGCCTATGCCCAAGCTTCTGGGCCGGTCACTGCTATTTCTGAGCTTTCTGACGTACAGCCGACCGACTGGGCATTCCAAGCTCTGCAATCTTTGGTGGAGCGCTACGGCTGTATTGCTGGTTACCCTGATCGCACCTACCGTGGCAACCGGGCCATGACCCGCTTCGAGTTTGCCGCTGGTATGAATGCCTGTTTGGATCGCATCAATGAGCTGATTGCTGCTGGCTTGGCCGACAAAGTGTCTCGGGAAGACTTGGCCACCCTGCAGCGCCTACAAGAGGAATTTGCCGCTGAACTGGCTGCCCTGCGCGGTCGTGTGGATGCTCTGGAAGCCGACGTCACCGACCTGAAGGGGAAAGTCTTCAACCCCGTCACCAAGTTGAATGCCCAAGTGATCACCGCCATTTACGGCAGTGCCCTCACCGATGACCGAATTGTGGATGGTGTAACGGTTGCTGAGCAAGACCAAGCCAACATGACCCTGCCCTACCGGGTGCGCTTGAACTTCGATGCCTCCTTCACCGGGCGGGATCGGTTGCGGATTCGTTTGCAAGCCCGTGATGCTGTGACCGAGTTCTTTGATGGCGACCCTGGCCCTGGTTTCGGTGGCGGTGGCGGTGGCACCTTCACCCTGGCCAAGTTGATCTATCAGTTCCCGGCTTTCAATAATGCCGCAACCATCTACGCCGGTATCTCTGGCTCGGGCGTGTTCGATGTGTTCAACTACGGCACTCCCTTCGATGCCTTGTCGGACTTCGCCGATGCCCCCAACTCCACCGCTGACGTGCCGGGTGGTACGATGTTTGGCTTCCGCTTCCGCCCTGGTGACCAGTTCCGTCTGGCCTATAGCTACAGCACCAGAAATGGGCAACGCCTGGGCAATGGCTTTGGCGACTCTGGTTTGACGGGTGGCGATAGTGCCCATGCGGTTGAGCTAGGCTTCTTGCCGACGGAAACCCTGGAGTTGTATCTGCAGTTTGCCACCACCTATTTACAAAATGGGGATCCCAGCTTCTTGGCCAACGGCACTTCCCTCTTCCGTGGGCCCTTGAGTGTCACCGATGTGTCTCACTCTGCTCGCGTGAATGCCTTCTCTGTGGCCGCCAACTGGGAGCTTAGCCCCCGCATCATTCTGTCTGGCTGGTTCACCACTGGTAACATCGATTACAATTTGCCCAACGTGGTTCCCGCCGGTACCATCGATCCTGGCGATGAAGACTTCAACGGATTCCTGTTTGGCTTTGCCTTCCCGGATCTGTTCATTGAAGGAGCTCAGGGTGGTGTGGTCTTTGGTCAGCCGATTGTAACCACCAGCAACGATGGTGTCTGGGATAGCCGTCCTTTCATCGTGGATGTTTACTACAGCTTCCCGGTGAACGAATACCTGACCTTGACCCCAGCCGCTTACTTCGTGAGCAACCCCAACGGTGCTCTGCCGGGCGACAACGACCCAACCATTGGTGTGGGCGCTCTGCGGGCCGTCTTCAACTTCTGATCGCTTGATTGACTTTGCTAATCTTCTTAGGGATCCACAACAGTGGATCCTTTTTTTTGTAGGCCAGTTCCTACTCAAGGTTGATTGCACTCAGCGACTGATGACGCCTCTGCTCTGACAGCAGCGCAGGGTAAAACGCTGACTTTTGGCTGGGTTCGTAAACATCTCGGAGGGATCCTGGCGGAAATCTATGAAAATCCTCCGGCTACCGTTTCCAGTTCATCATCCGTCAATTCATCTTGATTTAGGCCAGCAGGACGCAGTTCTTCAGCGGAATCCCAAGCCTTTTTGCTATAGTTAGCCATGATCACTTCTCCTTGAGGTTGTAGGGGGAGTACACCTTTCCTCAGCGCATGTCCTTACGATAGAAAAGGCAGGAGAGAATCGAAGTGATGCAAGTCAAGGCTGAGCTGTGATGTGAATTACATCAGGGGTTAGTCTCAAGTGAGTTTGCCAAAAGGGATCCCTTAGAGCAGGGGAACTAACTTCGTAAGGTGACCTGGAATTGTTTTTCCAATTGGGTTCTCACCTGGCTTTGGGCGGTTTCCACTTCAGCGTCGGTGAGGGTGCGATCCGGCGCACGATATACCAAACGGAACGCTAGGCTGCGCTGACCCTCAGGCACTCCTGGGCCACGATATTCATCAAACAATTGCACCGACTGGAGCAGCGCTCCTCCAGCTTGGCGAATAGCCTGCTCTAACTCACCCACAGAAAGCCCAACTGGGGCAAAAAAGGCGATATCCCGATCCGAAGCCGGAAAAGGCGAGAAGGGCAGAAATTGCACAATCCCCCGCTTCTCCATGCCTTCTAGCAAGGGATCCAGTTCCAGCTCAAATCCATACACGTGATCCGGCAGACCTTTTTCTTGGCAAAGGCGGGGGTGCAACTGCCCAAATAGGCCGATCCGGGATCCCTTGATCCACAGGCTGGCCTGACGACCGGGATGTAACTCTGCCGCCTGCTGGGCTGGGGGGTCAACGCGAAACTCTGGGCTGAATCCCAACCGTTCTAGGGCTGAGACCAACAACCCTTTGGCCTCGAACCAGTCCATCGGTCGGTTGTGGTGCTGCCAGTCGTTGGGGTTGGGATCCCCACCCAAAATGCCGCCAATGTGATCTGCTTCTAGGTAGGGGTGAGGGCTAAGGGGAAGAGCATGGGCAAAGACCCGACCGATTTCAAAAGCTTGCAGCGGGCCATTGCCTTGATCCCAGTTGTAGCGGAAAGCTTCCACCAAACCGGGTAGGAGAGCATTCCGTACAGCTGAATATTCGGGTGAGAGAGGGTTGGCAATTCTCACCTGAATGTCTTCTAGACTTGGCTCCACCGGGCACAGAGAGATGTGATAGAGCTCTGTCAGGCCAATGCCTCGCAAAACCTCCCGAACCTGGCGCGTTAGGGATTCCCGCACCGAAAGGGATCCCACCTGAGGTTCTGGGGGTAGGGTTTCCGAGAAGCGGTCGTAGCCGTAGAGACGGGCAAACTCTTCAATCAAATCAATCTCCCGTTCGATATCCCGCAGACGATAGGGGGGAACTTTCACCTGCCAGACACAACGGGTCACCGCCGCCGTTTCGGTTTCAGGCGTGGCGGGCTTCCCATCAGATTTGCTTGCTACCCCACAGGGGGACAGTTGAAAGCCCAAAGCAGGCAAGATCTCTTCTACATCTGCCGCCTGCACATCATCCCCCAACACATCGATCAGCCGAGACAGGCGCAGTTCTAGGGTGCGTTCTAAGGAGGGGCGTTGGTCAAAGGAGGTGAGGCCGGTGACTTTTCCTCCGGCCCATTCCAGGATCAACTGCACCGCCCGATCCCGTGCTTGATCCAGGCTGGCAAAATTGACCCCCCGTTCGTAACGGGCAGAAGCCTCTGTGCGCAGAGATTGCGAACGAGCGGAGCGCCGCGTCACCACAGGGTCGAACAGGGCAGCTTCTAGAAAAATGTTGGTGGTGGCCAGGTTGACCTCGGTTTCTTCCCCCCCCATCACCCCCGCCAGGGCTACGGGTTTGTCAGCGGCGGTGATCAGATGACTTTCAGCCTGCAAGGTGCGGGTTTGGCCATCCAGGGTTTTCAGAGTTTCTCCAGCCTGGGCAAGGCGCACTCCGATAGCGGGCTTTTTCGGATTGTCCAGCGCCGCCAGCAGGCGATCCCAATCAAAGGCGTGGAGCGGTTGGCCCCATTCCAGCAGGATCAAGTTGGTGATATCCACTACATTGTTGATGGAGCGGATCCCAGCGGCGGCCAGACGGTGTTTTAGCCAATCGGGGGAAGGGCCAATTTTTACCCCCTCGATTAACACACCACTGTAGGCGGGGCAGGCTTTGGCATCGGCAATTTGAAGACTGAGGCCGGCAATCGGTTTGGCCTTGAGAGGAGCAACAGAGGGCAGGTGCAAGGGGTTGCGGGTGAGGGCAGCCACTTCGCGGGCAATCCCCACCATACTCAGGGCGTCGGCACGATTGGCGGTCGAGGTGAGATCCAGAACCACATCATCTAGGCCCAGCAAAGGGCGCACATCGGATCCCAAGGGGTAAGTGTGCAAATCCAGACTGGGGGGAAATTCGTGGATCCCTTCCGAGGTTTTCTCCAGGCCCAACTCCGCCAAAGAGCAGATCATGCCGGCAGAGGTAACGCCGCGCTTTTCCGCTTTTTCGATGGTGAGGTGGATGGCGGGCAAATGGGTGCCGGGAGTAGCAACGGCAACGAGGATCCCAGCGCGGGCGTTGGCGGCTCCACAGACAATGGTGGCAGGCTGCTTAGCCCCCAGATCCACTTGGCAAACCTGCAGTTTGTCAGCGTTGGGGTGAGGCTCCGCTTTGAGAATCTTGCCCAGCACGACCCCATCGGCCCAGGTGCGGCGATCTTCGATGTCTTCCACCTCAAATCCCACCAGGGTTAGGGCTTCCCCCAATTCTTCCGGTGCAAGTTCGAAGTCAACCAGTTCTCGCAACCACTTCAAGGAGATGCGCATCGCTGAGCCATTAGAGCAAACGCCGCACCCATTATCGCTTACAAGGCCCTCTCCTCCAGCAGGGATCCCTGCCTTTCTCCTTTCTCTCTGGGTGTTGTGTTGAAGGATGGCCTGGATCCTGAGCAAAGCCAATGGAGCTCACCCAAACCGAAAGGCTG belongs to Thermostichus vulcanus str. 'Rupite' and includes:
- a CDS encoding tetratricopeptide repeat protein, with amino-acid sequence MAAKEGKGFGKSPDPKGSPSLSRVLRTSRSQIESVLARAVQHHQAGQLLQAIPLYEWILEKCPNHPEVLHLLGVCRQQQGSLDSAIQLIRRALTQQPQFPDAHFNLGIALKQAGRLTEAETHFRQALKQGGPDPEVLYQLGLVLRQQGQLEAARDPLAQALALQPEFADAAYTLAIVLRDCGQETEAAQLFEQLWQRDPADLAAGLGWCVSQLPLVYETEDQIWTAREQYRQALLRVKGTLEPLLRDPRLRERAAAGIGSVQPFFLPYQGQNDRDLQQMYGSLIHGVMAARYPHPPTPKPRSPDKLRVGIVSGLFRDHSVWKILTRGWVEALDRSQFALYGFHTSDIEDEITQALPQRLDGFVSGSRSFEDWQTQIRSAQLDVILYPEVGIDPMAARLATLRLAPVQALSWGHPQTSGLPSLDVFLSSEGMEPADGASHYCEQMLPLPGIGTYYVPVETAPASVNWESWGVDPDKVLYLCAQSLFKYLPQYDCVFPRIAVAVKDCQFLFLRGRFSQGIRERFWQRMRRAFQAYGLAAEEYVLLLPELSPPEYAAYNALGDIYLDSIGWSGGNTTLEALPHGLPIVTLPGSLMRGRHTYAILQQLGIQETIAHGLEEYIQMASRLGLDEQWRKQMGQQVEARQECVYRDPAPIRALEQWLLRLKC
- a CDS encoding DUF4351 domain-containing protein, which produces MFTTEDLRQTRFYQDVIQEGIQQGIQQGQAELTLNLLRRKFGSLSPAQETQLRQLPVADLQSLAEALLEWSCPEDLETWLQHGR
- a CDS encoding site-2 protease family protein, which translates into the protein MNIATEITPLFLLATLAFLGWGFWRARKRGSVAVWVWLQGSLLLLPWVAFLGLLLFGIYLNFAGFLLLLLVFTGLYIAVGRKARQLANQELQARREQLARQMEGQPDSLGSLQEAPPEPSIGTSEAALHRLSAEDLQAIQSIFSIDTFFATETIPYGEGAIFKGNLRQDPEVVLPLLLNKLKERVGDRYQLFLVEDPSEKPAVVVLPDEIVNYRASTGAKILAGALLFFSFLATLEVGANLFGFRLLDAPGRWVEALPVSVGILATLLMHEAGHRWMAGKYGVRLSPAFVIPSFGIGTLGSLNRIESPVPNRKALFDIAFAGPAAGGLISLLVLLVGLVLSGSAGLYVPTDLFRSSILVGTLARLVLGSEFQSEVIAIHPLVAVGWIGLGITALSLLPAGQLDGGRIVQAVYGRKTAARATFITLIALAVASFSNVLALYWALLILFIAREPERPPQDEISETDGQRDALALLALFLMVMTLLPIAPALAGFLNFPNG
- the acsF gene encoding magnesium-protoporphyrin IX monomethyl ester (oxidative) cyclase; its protein translation is MSPSLQAAQTQARVPTETILTPRFYTTDFEAIGKMGLGDREADFHAMLEEFRADYNRHHFIRGEEFAQDWESQLDPRARQLFVEFLERSCTAEFSGFLLYKELSRKLKETNPTLAECFALMSRDEARHAGFLNRAMGDFNLALDLSFLTKNKAYTYFAPRFIFYATYLSEKIGYWRYILIYRHLEAHPEDRIYPIFNFFKNWCQDENRHGDFFMLMLSSQPQLLKGWIAKLWCRFFLLSVFATMYLNDVGERPDFYRLIGLDPHAYDMEVIYKTNREAAKVFPVVLDVENPEFVQRLQRCVANNAKLREIAQGSGSLKGLRKLPLYLANGYQFLRLFLLKTRPAGIHLWEQPEPQPQGATVPA
- a CDS encoding iron uptake porin; protein product: MPAKHANYWKTLLAGTLGAAAVLTPGMAYAQASGPVTAISELSDVQPTDWAFQALQSLVERYGCIAGYPDRTYRGNRAMTRFEFAAGMNACLDRINELIAAGLADKVSREDLATLQRLQEEFAAELAALRGRVDALEADVTDLKGKVFNPVTKLNAQVITAIYGSALTDDRIVDGVTVAEQDQANMTLPYRVRLNFDASFTGRDRLRIRLQARDAVTEFFDGDPGPGFGGGGGGTFTLAKLIYQFPAFNNAATIYAGISGSGVFDVFNYGTPFDALSDFADAPNSTADVPGGTMFGFRFRPGDQFRLAYSYSTRNGQRLGNGFGDSGLTGGDSAHAVELGFLPTETLELYLQFATTYLQNGDPSFLANGTSLFRGPLSVTDVSHSARVNAFSVAANWELSPRIILSGWFTTGNIDYNLPNVVPAGTIDPGDEDFNGFLFGFAFPDLFIEGAQGGVVFGQPIVTTSNDGVWDSRPFIVDVYYSFPVNEYLTLTPAAYFVSNPNGALPGDNDPTIGVGALRAVFNF
- the pheT gene encoding phenylalanine--tRNA ligase subunit beta: MRISLKWLRELVDFELAPEELGEALTLVGFEVEDIEDRRTWADGVVLGKILKAEPHPNADKLQVCQVDLGAKQPATIVCGAANARAGILVAVATPGTHLPAIHLTIEKAEKRGVTSAGMICSLAELGLEKTSEGIHEFPPSLDLHTYPLGSDVRPLLGLDDVVLDLTSTANRADALSMVGIAREVAALTRNPLHLPSVAPLKAKPIAGLSLQIADAKACPAYSGVLIEGVKIGPSPDWLKHRLAAAGIRSINNVVDITNLILLEWGQPLHAFDWDRLLAALDNPKKPAIGVRLAQAGETLKTLDGQTRTLQAESHLITAADKPVALAGVMGGEETEVNLATTNIFLEAALFDPVVTRRSARSQSLRTEASARYERGVNFASLDQARDRAVQLILEWAGGKVTGLTSFDQRPSLERTLELRLSRLIDVLGDDVQAADVEEILPALGFQLSPCGVASKSDGKPATPETETAAVTRCVWQVKVPPYRLRDIEREIDLIEEFARLYGYDRFSETLPPEPQVGSLSVRESLTRQVREVLRGIGLTELYHISLCPVEPSLEDIQVRIANPLSPEYSAVRNALLPGLVEAFRYNWDQGNGPLQAFEIGRVFAHALPLSPHPYLEADHIGGILGGDPNPNDWQHHNRPMDWFEAKGLLVSALERLGFSPEFRVDPPAQQAAELHPGRQASLWIKGSRIGLFGQLHPRLCQEKGLPDHVYGFELELDPLLEGMEKRGIVQFLPFSPFPASDRDIAFFAPVGLSVGELEQAIRQAGGALLQSVQLFDEYRGPGVPEGQRSLAFRLVYRAPDRTLTDAEVETAQSQVRTQLEKQFQVTLRS